In the Elizabethkingia bruuniana genome, TGCATCAGAAGTCTCTCCCATATGAAAAGTAGCTACATTCAAAACAGGTATTACATCATCAAATTTTGTTTTGTAAATATTTGTTTTCTCATATGATTCCTTTTGAGCATACAAATTCAGATTCAGTAAAATAAATAAAATAAAAATTAGTCTCATATTTAGACTTTAGTTTGATTATAAGTTTATGGAGAAAGGTTTTTCCTTTATTATATTCTTTTTAAGAATGTATACTAATATATAAATTATTATCAAAAAGGTTCTGAAAATATAACACTAATATGTGAAAAAGTATATTGAGTACCCACTATAATACTATTTAAAGGTATACACTCATGGGGTATGATTATAATGGGTATATTTTGATATTAAATTTTATTATATATTTATCATATCAAAAGCATAAATATGAAAAAAATATTTAAATTCTCTGTAGTATTAGGGTTTTCGTTATTCTCACACGCTCTATTCGCTCAAACAAGTAGTGATGGAAAGACTGATGATCGTTTCAAATTTAAAAGTAAAAATATAATAACTAGTAAAATTTTACAAGTAACCAGATTTACTAACGATGTGTCACTGGATAGTCCATTTATAAGTTTTAATGGAGCTGATCAGGTGATTTATGATGTGAAAGATCAAAAAATCGAAATTCTAAACAGTAAAAACTTTAAGGTCAAAAAAGTATCTTCAGTAAGTAAGAACCTAAATAATAAAGAAAATTTAATAACATACTATATTAAGGAAGATAAACTTGTTATGTAATACATAATAAAAGCAATAATCCTATGAAAAAGTATATTTTACTGTTTATTTGCCTTGTATCTACTGTGTTTATTAGTTGCCATTCATCAAAAAACAATGATTTAGATAGTATTCTCCAGACAGTTTCCAAAGATGTACTTCCTGAACCGTTTTATTATAGCAGTTTCTTCAGTAAAAACCATATTTTCAAAGAGAAAAACTATTTTACAAAGGACGAGTTATTAAAAAGTGAAAAAGATAATTTCTGGTTTCTATACAGCATCTCTTATAAAGATAATGAAGCTGATGTAGACATATTAAGAGTTAAAAACGGATCTTTTAATAAATATAAGCTGACAAAACATAACGGAATTTGGCAAATTACAAATAAAGAAGAATCTCAGACAAAAGTAGGTGAAAACGAAGGTACTTTATTATATATTGACATTAGAAACAAGCTCGGCAAACCATTAACTAGTGATTAATACAGTTTAGTTGCTGGGGAGGTAAGGTAAGATAATATTAACACTTAAAAATTTTTAAATTATTATAGTATCAATAAATATTTAAAGTTTACTGATTTAACTTGCCTTCTTACCCAGATTCTTCCTATGACTTTCTAACAGTTCTTTTATGTAATGCGGTGTGTTAGAGGCTTAAAATCGCTCCCATAAAAACAATACTGACTGAAACTGTACTGTTGTTATGCTCTCCAAATCGATTTTAAATATGATTTAGGGCAGCTACTAAAGGTATTTTGCCTTTTTAAGGGTATAAATACTAAATATCGGACCTGCAATAGGAATTAGAATTGAAATAATAAACAGCATAAGTTTATTGCTCTCATTCTTTTCTCGTAAAATAAGCCAACAAGAATATAAAAACAATACCAGTCCTAGTATTAAAAATACAGGTAATATCCCCAGATAAATAAGTTCTTTATTTGAAAACTCCATAATAATACTTGCTAATTTCTGAAAGTTAATACTTTTTTCATTTGTAATTCCAACCCTTATTAAAATTATTACATCTATAGTATTAAACTGCCATCAGTAGGTTTTTACTAATCATGAAAAGAATATAATACTAATTTTATATCAATTTATGGTAAACCATAATGTAAATATGAATTTTCATTATATATTTAACCCATTAAAAAACATAAAATCACAAAAAGTATGAGAAAAAAAATACTCTTTGCTCCATTATGGGGAATCTTTGCTTTATCCTTATTATCATCTTGTCGTACTGAAGATGGCGCTATTACCCAAAAACAAATAGAAGACAAGCGTTTTGCAGTTTTTGTTCCTAAGTCTGGAAAATCAGTGAATTATGCTGACGGTTTCGCATTCCTCATGAAGAGGTATGATAATGTAAATGGTACAAATATTTCAGGAATTAACAATACCACAAAAGCTAACCTTAATGCTAGTGTCAATCCTTTATTTCAAAATACTGGTAGTTATGTAGAGTTTAAAGTTCGATCCTATATTATGAAGGAAGAGAATGGTGAGAAATGGATGATATTCCCAAGAGTGGAAAATAATCAGGTTATCGGCTTGATTATGTGTACTCTTAAAGAAAAAGAAACATTTATTGCCTTCGATGAGATTAAAAGTGACAGTGATTACTACAAACAACTCCTTCCTTTGTTTCAAGAAGCTTTTAATAGATATAACAGGAGAAAAGGTTCTTTAGCTTTAAATGCTAGTATTAAACCTATGGCAATAGGGGGTGGAGGAGAAACCGAAAATCCTGTAGAAGGTTGTGGAGATGATGTTCAACAATGTGGGAGTATTGAAGAAGTAGTTGTTCCAGGAAAACCTAACAAACCTAAAGACCCTCCATCAAAACCAGTAGGAGCATCGTCTTGTGATAGCTTAAGTCAATGCCCTCCTCCTACAGATGAAGGTGGAGGAGGTGGCGGCGGAGGTGGGTATTTTCCAAATCTGCCCCCACAAAAAATAGATTATGAACAACTAAAAGACTTTCCATGTGCTTATGCATTAGCTCAACAATTGACTAATGAAAAAATTGGAGGTGATCTGGCAAGACTTTTAAAAGAAACTTTTGGTGCAAACGAAAGGGTGAACATAAATTTTATTTCATCTAATAGTGAATTTCTAGGGAAAACGACTTCAGGAGGATTTAGATTCATAGGAGATGCAAATAATTTTAATGGTAACGTTTATCTAAATAAAGAAACTCTATCTAATGCAACTCAGAATTTCCTTCTTGCAACATTATATCATGAAGTAGTTCATGGGTATTTGTATTATGAACTTAACCGATTGGGAGAATCTCAATTCAATATAAAATATCCTGAAATGGAAAGTTATGATGTTAAACTTGGAGATGGAACGACAATTAAAAAATTTTTGTTTATCGGTCCTGATCAAAATCATAATAGGATGGGTCCGTTTATAAGTGGAATTGAACAAGCTGTTCTTAACTTTGATCCATCTTATCCTGCAAACAGAGCGGAAGCTTTGGCTATGGGAGGGTTAATAGCACCTAACTCTTTACCTCCTGGATATAATAGTATAGATTCACACGAGGCAGAAGGATCTACCGCAGCTATGGGAAAAAAATGTTCAAAATAAAATTTACCTTATGAAAAGATTTATCCGTAACATTTCTATTATTTTACTGTTATTTATTACACAGCTTTTGTATTCTCAAAAAAAAGATCAAAATATAATTTCTTTAGATAGCCTAATAAATTTATATAAAGGAGAAATACTAAAAGTAAATGCATTTAATCTGAATACAAAAGACTTATATGGAATTGATAAAAATGTGGAACTATATAATGTATTTATAGACAGTGAGTCTTTGTTTTTAATATCAGTTCTTCCAGATTTAAAGAGTAAGGAAAACTGGACAGCTGTAGGCGTTAATAATATTAAAGACAAAATTCTCACACGTTCTCAAACTAAGAATTTTATAAATAAGATAAAAAACAATAATACTTCAGATAAAAAGACAATGTCATACAGTCTACTTATCAATAAAGATGGTAAATATTATACTTCAAAAAATACTCTTGTAGAATTTTTTTATATAAATAATTTTCCTTCTCCATTCATTCCTTCTTATGGAACGATAAACATTAATCAACCACTAGTTACAATGAAAGATATGGAGACTATATATAGGAAAATCAAGCCAGATAAAGGTTTTCCTCCCTCCATAAAAAGTACTGATGTATCTTTTCCGTTTATGATTTATGCAAGAAATTATATGTCTAAAATATATGAGATTAAGAGAGATAAAGCATATCAATTTTGGACTTTTGATAATTGGAGAACGGCTGATTTTATGGCTTATTACAGAGGAATTGATAGGTTTGTATACATTCCAGAAAAGGGTATTATAGGAGGTTCATTTGATTTTTATTTTTCATTTAATGCTTCGAATGATCTATTTAAAAAAATAGAAAACAATATCATTAATGAAAAAGTAATGATTGCTGAAGAGTTAAAGTAACAGTATAAAGGCTTGGATTTAGAATCTGAGCCTTTTTTTATAACGAACGACTATTAATTAGCATTATGAAAAAGCTTATTTTATTCCTATTAACGTTATGTTTTTATATGATTTCTGCTCAAAAATATATTTTGTTAGACAGTTTGGAAACTAAACCTAAAGAATATACACTAAAGACAAAAGAGTTATATGGTATAGATAAGAAAATTACTATATATAATGTTTTTAGTAGTAGCAATATGATAGTATTATTTACGGTACTCCCCCAATATGAAGCCAAAATATATAAGATGGAAAATACCGATTATGAAAAGTTGGCAAATATTATAGGCACAACAAAAATAGAAAAACAAAAAAAAGAAGATGTCAATTGGGAGAAAGTAGATTATGATAAGATTAAAGATAAAATTAGAAAAATATGGAATATTGAAAGTGACATGATGTCTGAATGGGGGTGGAATATTACACCAGAGAAAAAGACATTTGAATATCGAGTAGTAAAAAAAATAGGAGAAGATTATTATGCAGCAAAGAATTGTTTGACTGAGGTTTTTAGCATTGAAAGTCCTAAATATCCAATAATTACACCATATGGAACGATCAATATTACAGAACCTAAAGTTACCATTAAAGAAATGTTGGAAGTTTTTAAAAAACAATATCCAAAAGATGTATTTCCGTTAGATATTTGGGAAAAGAGCCAACCAAGAGGAGGCGATGGAGTATATACTGTTCGGAATTATATTTCCAGAGAATATAAAATAAAAAATGATAATGCTTACCAATTCTGGACATTGGATTCTTGGTGGAGCATGCATGGAGATAATTATCATAGAGGAATTGACAGATTTGTATATATGCCAGGAAAAGGAATTGTTGGTGGCTCTTATGATTTTTATTTTAGAGATCCTAGAGGCTTTAGGATAGCTGATACAGTATTATGGCAAAATATCATCAATGAAAAAGTAATGATTGCTGAAGAGTTAAAATAAATATATAAAGGCTTGGATTTAGAATCTGAGCCTTTTTTTGCTTATTTTGTAGCCCCGAGCAGAATCGAACTGCTATCTAAAGTTTAGGAAACTTCTATTTTATCCATTAAACTACGGGGCCAGAAGAATTATTTAGGAAACCTGTCTTTTACAAGGTTGAGTTCAATGCCGTGTTCCAAATAGGCTTTTAAGCCGGCAAGTACTAAGGTAAAACCTTCAGTGGAATCGCGGACAGCAGAGAGAACTGTATCCTCGTCACCTGTAAAATTACTGTTAATTACAGAAACAAAAGTGTTGTTTCCATGTTCAGAGAAGGTCCACACAACCGGAGTTTTTTCTTCATAATTGCCCCATAATATCGATATTTTCTGATTGGGCTGAAGCTCTGTTACTTCTATATCTACATCAACGTTGTACATTTCCCATGTCCATGTAATATTTTTATTTTCATCAAGTCTTCCGGAACTTTTGGTAAACCAGAATTTAGTAGTGATTTCAGGATTTATAAAAGCTTCGTAAACTTCTGCAATAGGTTTTCTAATTAGCATTTCTGCTTTTGCATAGCGGTTATTATTTTCCATTGTTGTCATTTTTGTAAACCTAAATTTAAAACATAATTTTCAATCACTTTCATAAAAAATAACAACACAGGCTAAAAGCCTGTGCTGTCTAAAATAAAGTAAAAGTAAAATGTTTAAAATTGATTAAGGAATAAGCTTTGCCTCTTCTACACGGAAAGTTTCCGTAGCCTGAAAAGACTGTCCGAAGCGATCTGTAGCCCGGATGTTGATTTTATGCTGACCTTTTTCCAGTTTTTTAGGAAACTCTGCATTCCATAAGTGTGTAGAGAATTCCGGATTAGAGGGTCTTCTTCCTTCCAGTAACTGCGGATTGATATCCCATTTCAGAACTTCTGTTACATATTTAGGATCGTAATCCTTTAGATAGTGCATTGGCTTCCAGTCGCCATTATCGATCTGATATTCGACCTTGTCATTTGGAGCTCCCATAAAGAAGTTAGCAACAATCTGTGCCGATGTTTTCACTGGATATGGAATAACCTTCGGTGCGAATATGGAAATTTGATAATCGTTAGGTTTTCCGGCTACCTTATATTTAATCTTATAATCGGTATTATTGAAATGGATAAAAGCATATCCTCTTGGAGTTCCGTCGCGCATAGTAGAAGCTGGTACACCTAATTCGTCTGCTGTTCCGGAATACCAGTCGCCGGCTGTAGTTCCGGCATTGAATTCATATAATTTATTTTCCTGATTCCATCCTTGTTCTTTCCCATAAGTCAGTTGCTGCTGAATATGGGTATGGGCAGACATTAAAAATGATTTTTTAAAAGGTTTTAATAGGCTGAATAGTTTTTCACGGTCAGCATTTTGGAAATTTTCTTCATCATAAATCATTGGGATATGGAAAGAAACAACCACCAGTTTGTTTTTATCAACCAGTTTTAGATCGTTTTCTATAAAGCTTAACTGATCCGGGCGAAGTCCGCCCCAATATCCTTTCCCGTCACGAGGGTCGGGGTAGAGAATATCGTCCAGTATAATAAAGTGAACATTTCCGTAGTTGAAAGCATAATTGCTGGGACCAAAATTTTTTTTGAATGTTGCATCAGACTGCTCATCTGTTGTAGCATCGTAGTTCATATCGTGATTTCCCATCACGTTGTACCATGGAAGCCCGATCTCCTTTACAACATCAGCATAATGCGGCTGAAGACTAAGGTCATCTCCAACAAGGTCACCAAGGCTGATTCCAAATACATAATCCTCTTTCAGGTTTTTAACCTCCTGTACAATTCCTCTTTTGAAATACTCGATCTGTTTTTGAGTATAAGGCTGCGGATCTCCGAATACGATGATATTGAAATCTTTTCTGTCTTCTGATTTTACCAATGGGAAATTGATTATTTCCGGAAGATTTCCTGTAGGGCCTATTCCCTTATATTTGAATTGTGCCGGAGCTCCTTTCGGGTTGTGGTGGTAATAAAATTTTGGTGTATTATTCCCATTTAACGGGGTACGGTAGCCGGATGGTTTAATGACAAAGAAGATGTTCTCTTCTCCTGCAGGCAGCTGATAGGCACCTTTATTGTCTGTTAATACAACCTGAATACCATTGGATACCGCAATATTGGAAATTCCGGTTTCGTTACCGTCTTTAATTCCGTTGTTGTTTTTATCTTCAAAAACATAACCCTTTGCCGTACTTTGTGCAGATAGCATTCCGCATAATAAAACAGCTGATAATAACTGAACTTTCATCTTATTTACGATTTATAGTTTTATTTATTCCACCACACTTTGATGTTGATATCATCACCGCCCATCTGTTGTACTGCCTTCTGATAATTCTCAGAGTTTAATACTCTGGATTGAGTAGTGTACATATACCGTTGAGGTAATTTACCCTCATTCTGCAGTCCGCCGTTATTTGGAAGCTTAGGCAGGCCTGTTCTGCGCTGTTCAAACCATTGCTGGTGATCTACAAAGAAAAGAGCAACATATTTTTGCAGCATAATCTGTTCGAAGCTGTTGTTAAAAGCAACTTTAGGATTGCTGAAATAGTTGGCCGGCATTTCGCTTCCCCATTGTTCCAGGTTAGCTTTTACACCTGTTTCATAATAAGATTTTGTATTTCCGGTGATAATGCCTTTATAAGAAAGTTCAGCCATAATAAACTGTACCTCGGAGTAGGTCATCATAAACAGCCGCATCGGTGCTTTGGCTAAATTCTGACTCAGCTGGGAAGGCTGGTAATCGAAATAAGTACCCAAAGGATAACCTGCAGGGGCACCTTTGTAACCAATATCCTTATTTTTAAGATCTTTTGCTTTTGTCAGGATAACAGGAATTCTGGGATCGTTGTTGTCCAGTAAAGTATTGACAAAAAACTCGCCGGCGGCTCTTGCGGTTGTAAAATCCTGTGGACGGGCAATAGGTGGGAGGAATGGTGCTATACCGGAAATGTCAAGAGCAGCATTATCTGCATTGGAAGTGAAAACAGGATAATTAACCGGATCATTTACAATTTTTCTGATTCTTTCATGAACATTAATTTCTCCGTTTTTAGCAGAAATTCTGGTTAATAATCGAAGAGAAAGGCTATTGGCAAATTTTTTCCATTTCATAATGCCATCTACCGAAGCCTCTCCTTTGTACAGAATATCCGATTCGGCAAGCTTCTTTTTTATATCCAGTAGACTGTTGGCTTGATTCAACTGATCGAGCAAATTGATATAAATATCTTTTTGTCTGTCGAATGCAGGCTGCTTTACGCCTGTGTCTAATTGAGAAGCCTGTGTCATTGGAATATCCCCAAAACTGTCTGTAAGATTAGCATAGATCCATGCGTTAAGAATTGTTCCGATTGCCAGATTGTTATTGTCGCCTTCCTGTTTGGCTATGTCCATCATATCCCGTACTTGCTTTAACCATAGATAGGAGGTGTTCCACATGCCTTGTCCGGTTTTATCGGTCATATAATACCGGCTTGTAATGTTTCCTTCATTTGGAAAGTCAATAGAAACCTGCATAAGGTCAAATGTAAAGTCATTGGCTCTGTTATAACCATATGAAGACATGTTATAGAGTACAGGATTTAGTAGACTACCTGAAGTTGGATTTATAATTTTGCTGGTATCAGTATTAATTTGTTCGAAATTTCGGCTGCATGAACCTGCAATCAGAGAAAGACTTAGGGGTATTATGAATTTAAAATAAGATTTCATGAATTAAAAAATTAGAATTTAACATTAAGCTGCATACCAATTGTTCTGGCAGAAGGTAATTGCCCAACTTCTGACCCTGGTGTAATGGTACCATTGTTCAGTGTAGCGGCTTCCGGATCGAATAACGGGAACTTGGTCCACATCCAAAGATTTTTACCATACAAGGCAATTGTAAGTTCTTTTAGTTTTAGCTTTCCAATGCTGGCATCGGGGAAGGTATAAGATACTCTTGCATCTCTAAGCTTGATAAAAGAAGTGTCGAATGAGTTCGTTTCTACATTGGCACGGCGATAGTAGTCTCCGTAATAGTTGGTTAACAGAACCTTTTTAGTATTCGGAGAGAAGCTTCCGTCAGCATTTTGTATAACTCCTTCACCAATTACCATTCCGTCCGGATTTTCTCTTCCCCATAATGTGTGACCTAGTTTTCCTTGTTCACTCATTTTATGATGAGATTGGGAGTAGGCCATTCCTTTGTACTGGCCGTCAAAAGAAAAGCTTATACGGAAATTTTTAATTTTAAATTCATTCTGAAGTCCGGCTCTCCATTCCGGGAATGCATTGCCCACATATTCAATATCTGAAGTTCTGGCAGGTAGTCCTGTTATAGCATCATAAATTACCTGTCCATCTGGAGCACGTTTGAGTTTGTAACCATACATATCTCCAAGTGACCCGCCAATGCGTGCCTGGTAGTATACAACATCACCTACAGAAGCAACCGTATATGGATTGCCCTCAAATTCGGCAGCCAGGCTTGTTACCTTATTCCTGTTAGCAGACCAGTTGGCATTAATGTTCCACGAAAAATTAGGCTTTTTTATTGGAGTAGCATTAAGTGTAATTTCCAGACCTTTATTTTCCACACTTCCGGAATTAATTATACGACTTTTGAAACCGCTTTCGGTAAGGGCAGGAATGTCTACAATTTGGTTTTCGGTAATATTTTTATAGAAGGTAAAGTTGAAGTTAAGCCTATTTTTGAACATAGAGAAGTCCATACCTCCCTCATAATTGGTATTCTTTTCAGGTAAAAGATTCTTGTTGTTGAGAACATTTGGGGCAACTATGGATCCTGGTATGTCTATCATACTGTAATATTTATCCAGTCTGTAGGGTCTGGTTCCATTACCAACTTTAGCTATGGAAAGCCTTAATTTCCAGAAATCGAATGTATTTTTTATACCGAATATATCTGAAAGAATAAAACTGGTGCTCGCTGAAGGGTAGAAGAAAGAGTTGTTTCCTTTTCTTAGTGTACTGGTCCAGTCATTTCTGGCGGTAAGATCCAAATAGATATACTTCCCATAGTTTAGGGAAACTAAACCATAAATACTGTTCTCCTGTCTGTCCTTTGGTGAAGGAATAGTACTATATAATGCTAGTGCATTAGAAAGTGTATATATATTAGGTCTTCTAAGACCTATAGCACTTGTTGATTCATAACGATATTCATTATATCTGATGCTTCCTCCTAATGATGCACTGATTCCTATTTTGCTCTCCTTTTGATCGTTTTTGTAGGTAAAGAGAATATCATTATTGTATTCCTGATTGGTAATATGTTCTTCTCTGTAATAGCCTTGCAT is a window encoding:
- a CDS encoding SRPBCC family protein, which encodes MENNNRYAKAEMLIRKPIAEVYEAFINPEITTKFWFTKSSGRLDENKNITWTWEMYNVDVDIEVTELQPNQKISILWGNYEEKTPVVWTFSEHGNNTFVSVINSNFTGDEDTVLSAVRDSTEGFTLVLAGLKAYLEHGIELNLVKDRFPK
- a CDS encoding calcineurin-like phosphoesterase C-terminal domain-containing protein, whose protein sequence is MKVQLLSAVLLCGMLSAQSTAKGYVFEDKNNNGIKDGNETGISNIAVSNGIQVVLTDNKGAYQLPAGEENIFFVIKPSGYRTPLNGNNTPKFYYHHNPKGAPAQFKYKGIGPTGNLPEIINFPLVKSEDRKDFNIIVFGDPQPYTQKQIEYFKRGIVQEVKNLKEDYVFGISLGDLVGDDLSLQPHYADVVKEIGLPWYNVMGNHDMNYDATTDEQSDATFKKNFGPSNYAFNYGNVHFIILDDILYPDPRDGKGYWGGLRPDQLSFIENDLKLVDKNKLVVVSFHIPMIYDEENFQNADREKLFSLLKPFKKSFLMSAHTHIQQQLTYGKEQGWNQENKLYEFNAGTTAGDWYSGTADELGVPASTMRDGTPRGYAFIHFNNTDYKIKYKVAGKPNDYQISIFAPKVIPYPVKTSAQIVANFFMGAPNDKVEYQIDNGDWKPMHYLKDYDPKYVTEVLKWDINPQLLEGRRPSNPEFSTHLWNAEFPKKLEKGQHKINIRATDRFGQSFQATETFRVEEAKLIP
- a CDS encoding SusD/RagB family nutrient-binding outer membrane lipoprotein produces the protein MKSYFKFIIPLSLSLIAGSCSRNFEQINTDTSKIINPTSGSLLNPVLYNMSSYGYNRANDFTFDLMQVSIDFPNEGNITSRYYMTDKTGQGMWNTSYLWLKQVRDMMDIAKQEGDNNNLAIGTILNAWIYANLTDSFGDIPMTQASQLDTGVKQPAFDRQKDIYINLLDQLNQANSLLDIKKKLAESDILYKGEASVDGIMKWKKFANSLSLRLLTRISAKNGEINVHERIRKIVNDPVNYPVFTSNADNAALDISGIAPFLPPIARPQDFTTARAAGEFFVNTLLDNNDPRIPVILTKAKDLKNKDIGYKGAPAGYPLGTYFDYQPSQLSQNLAKAPMRLFMMTYSEVQFIMAELSYKGIITGNTKSYYETGVKANLEQWGSEMPANYFSNPKVAFNNSFEQIMLQKYVALFFVDHQQWFEQRRTGLPKLPNNGGLQNEGKLPQRYMYTTQSRVLNSENYQKAVQQMGGDDINIKVWWNK
- a CDS encoding SusC/RagA family TonB-linked outer membrane protein, whose amino-acid sequence is MNKNVKSLLALVLTGCITQAVFSQKTKDTVKTKVIDEVVVTALGIKRMNKSLGYAAENKDSKIFKDTQNNNWANALEGKVAGLKIQTAGAGPLGSARITLRGEKSFEMDNNLTLIVIDGVPMGNNTTGTGAAAYGAGAGGDLPIDYGNGINSINPDDIASVTILKGASAAALYGSRAANGAIMITTKSGAGSKKLRVSFSSDTSFDTVLKWPDYQYEYGQGTLNKDKSGKFYYSYGASEDGVNTGSTSSAFGPKFNGQSYYQYDPNIIGQSLDRQLWRPYKNNIKGFWQAGETYSNNLSLENSNDKTSFRTSLGYVKNNWMMPNTGFNRFNFSTSLTHQLNEKLKITTKVMYSKMMSDNLPATGYNNQSISYFMIFQNPNVDLAWYRPIWKPGKENVDQVHPFSSYIDNPYMIAYEMLNSANNNQLNTNITLNYKINRSFDVMFRSGLEWQNDIRTQRRPFSTANYMQGYYREEHITNQEYNNDILFTYKNDQKESKIGISASLGGSIRYNEYRYESTSAIGLRRPNIYTLSNALALYSTIPSPKDRQENSIYGLVSLNYGKYIYLDLTARNDWTSTLRKGNNSFFYPSASTSFILSDIFGIKNTFDFWKLRLSIAKVGNGTRPYRLDKYYSMIDIPGSIVAPNVLNNKNLLPEKNTNYEGGMDFSMFKNRLNFNFTFYKNITENQIVDIPALTESGFKSRIINSGSVENKGLEITLNATPIKKPNFSWNINANWSANRNKVTSLAAEFEGNPYTVASVGDVVYYQARIGGSLGDMYGYKLKRAPDGQVIYDAITGLPARTSDIEYVGNAFPEWRAGLQNEFKIKNFRISFSFDGQYKGMAYSQSHHKMSEQGKLGHTLWGRENPDGMVIGEGVIQNADGSFSPNTKKVLLTNYYGDYYRRANVETNSFDTSFIKLRDARVSYTFPDASIGKLKLKELTIALYGKNLWMWTKFPLFDPEAATLNNGTITPGSEVGQLPSARTIGMQLNVKF